A single region of the Nocardioides aurantiacus genome encodes:
- a CDS encoding DUF5926 family protein has protein sequence MGKKSRQRQRSEDPGPAADGPGARQPCPCGSGRRYKACHGSRDSSSPYVARPFEGLPAEADLVALREFVPAATAPVELAPSVENPEGRSVQLCSLLPGATPAMVRQDGSIWLGLQVQHGYGDPSRDLGAVLEEALKADPGSLVGLSAPPGDGARLQDLLADAPVTVTVHEGFDYWVADVDDADGSMAGALEAANEAAAPTVRITAVPAAYWTSMGDREYLRWVLPHSEDRVLDALARLRVLGDVSLVEGDRLIGMFRTHGLVVPVWDLPVGTGAEALEEPLDAFSARFEEALGRDDALTSDERASRAGLASRQLTIR, from the coding sequence ATGGGCAAGAAGTCACGTCAGCGTCAGCGCTCCGAGGACCCGGGTCCCGCCGCTGACGGACCGGGCGCCCGGCAGCCGTGTCCCTGCGGTTCCGGTCGTCGCTACAAGGCCTGCCACGGCAGCAGGGACTCGTCCTCGCCCTACGTCGCCCGGCCCTTCGAGGGCCTGCCCGCCGAGGCCGACCTGGTGGCGCTGCGCGAGTTCGTGCCGGCCGCCACGGCGCCGGTCGAGCTCGCCCCCTCGGTGGAGAACCCCGAGGGCCGCAGCGTGCAGCTGTGCTCGCTGCTCCCCGGCGCCACCCCGGCGATGGTCCGCCAGGACGGCAGCATCTGGCTCGGGCTGCAGGTGCAGCACGGGTACGGCGACCCCAGCCGCGACCTCGGTGCCGTGCTCGAGGAGGCGCTGAAGGCCGACCCGGGCAGCCTCGTCGGACTGTCCGCCCCTCCCGGTGACGGCGCCCGGCTGCAGGACCTGCTGGCCGACGCCCCGGTCACGGTGACCGTGCACGAGGGCTTCGACTACTGGGTCGCCGACGTCGACGACGCGGACGGCAGCATGGCCGGGGCGCTCGAGGCGGCCAACGAGGCGGCCGCGCCGACGGTGCGCATCACGGCCGTGCCGGCGGCGTACTGGACCTCGATGGGCGACCGCGAGTACCTCCGCTGGGTGCTGCCGCACTCCGAGGACCGCGTGCTCGACGCGCTCGCGCGCCTGCGCGTGCTGGGCGACGTCTCGCTCGTCGAGGGCGACCGGTTGATCGGGATGTTCCGCACCCACGGCCTCGTCGTCCCCGTCTGGGACCTTCCCGTGGGCACCGGCGCCGAGGCGCTGGAGGAGCCGCTCGACGCCTTCTCGGCCCGCTTCGAGGAGGCCCTGGGCCGCGACGACGCGCTGACCAGCGACGAACGGGCCTCCCGCGCGGGTCTGGCCAGCCGCCAGCTGACGATCCGTTAG